The sequence AGGAGTGAGCCGGCCGGGTCACCCCATGTTTGACGGGAAAGTCGTCAAATGTTATGATATCTGACGGAGAATATGACGAAGGATGCCTTGCCCCCCGGAGTCCCCGCCATCGACCGCCTTCCGGACCTCTCGATGTGGCTCGACAAGAAATCGCATTTCCTCTTCGGCCCCCGGCAAACAGGCAAGACGTTCCTCATCCGAAGGGCTCTGCCGAAGGCAAGGATATACGATCTCTTGGACAGCTCCGTCTACCTGGCGTTGAGTCAACGCCCCTCCAGACTCGGCGAAGAAATCGCCGGGGACGACCGGCTCGTGGTGATCGACGAAATTCAGCGTCTTCCCGTTCTCCTCAACGAAGTTCATCGGTTGATCGAGGAGCGGCGGATTCGTTTCCTCCTGACGGGGTCCAGCGCGCGGAAACTGCGTCGAGGCGGAGTCAACCTCCTGGGAGGCCGGGCGCGCGTGCGGTACCTCCACCCCCTGACCTACCGCGAACTGGGATCGCATTTCGATCTGGGGCGGGCCGTATCGAGGGGGCTGCTGCCGTCGGTCTATTTCTCGGACGACCCGGCGGCGGATCTGGAGGCGTACACGGGCGCCTACCTCCAGCAGGAGATTCTCGCGGAAGGCGCCACGCGGAACGTGCCCGCCTTCAGCCGATTCCTGCGCGTTGCGGCCCTCTGCAACGCCACGGTGATCAACTTCACCAACGTAGCCAACGATGCCCAGGTGCCGCGCACCACCGTGTATGAATACTTCGAGATCCTGAAGGATACGTTGATCCTTCATGACGTACCGGCTTGGAAATCCTCGCGGAAGCGCAAGCCCCTCGTTTCCTCAAAGTACTATTTCTTTGATGTCGGAGTGGCGTCCTCGCTCCAAGGCCGTTTGCCGAGGCCGCGAACGCCCGAATTCGGCGCGGCGTTTGAGAGTTGGCTTGCCCACGAACTGCTGGCTTATCGGGACTACATGTCCGGAGAAGCGGTACGCCATTGGCGATCGGCCTCGGGCTTTGAAGTGGACTTTATTTTGGGAGACCATACGGCCATCGAAGCCAAGGCCAAAGAGAACGTTTCCCCCGGCGATCTGCGGTCCCTTCGCGCGATCGCCGATGAGAAAACGATGAAACGCCTCATCTGTGTGACTCTGGAGCCTCGGCGTCGAAGGATCGACGGCATTACCCTCCTGCCCTATCGCGAGTTTCTGATCGGACTATGGAACGGTGAATTCACCTCATAGCAGTTGGCGAGGAACGCAGGCTGCGGATGAAACCGGCGGCATGGGAGTCGTCGCGCGCACGTACGGGTTCTGGGGACGCCATCCGGCTATCTACCGATTGCTTTCCGCCCCCACGTTTCTTTTTCGCGAACGACTGCTCCGGGGTCTCGCCGTGCAAGGGTTGGGGCTACGTCCTGGGAACGTGGCGCTTGAGGTTGCCTGCGGGACGGGGCTCAATTTGGCGCGGCTCAGGGAAGCGGTCGGCGAGGCCGGCCGGGTGGTGGGCTTCGATTATTCCGCCGAGATGCTGTCCGCGGCGAAATCCCTCGCTCGGACGGAAGGATGGCGGAACGTCGAGTTTTTCCAGGGAGACGCGGCCGAGCTTTCGATCCCCGGCGGGATGTTCGACGGCGTCCTTTGCATCCTCGGACTGAGCGCCATTCCGAGACGGCGAGCGGCCCTTGACCGCATCCACGCGCTCCTTCGCCCCGGGGGCCGCCTCTCGGCCTGCGACGCACAAGCCTTCCAGGGGGCGTGGAGATTCTTGAACCCCGTCATCCGTCCCCTCTACAGGAAGACGACGGCGTGGGATCCGGACGCGGACATTCCTTCAGAGATCCGTTCCATTTTCGGGAACCTGGAAATCGGGTACTTCAACGGCGGATCGTACTTTGTGGCCGTAGCGGAGAAGCGGTGAGAGAGTCGATCGTCGAAGGGAGCATCGACATCCCCCGTCCGCCGCGGGAGGTGTGGGCATTTATCGTGAAACCTGAGAACTTCCCCGAGTACGTTGACGGCTATCGGAGCGGGGTGGTCCTGAGCGATGTGAAGGAGGGCGTGGGGCTGCGATTTCGCTGGCAGGGTGGTTCGTTCGGACTTTCCGCCGAATCCGAGGAGGAGGTCGTGGAGTGGGAGCCTCATCGGCGAGTGGCCTATCAG is a genomic window of Nitrospirota bacterium containing:
- a CDS encoding SRPBCC family protein, whose amino-acid sequence is MRESIVEGSIDIPRPPREVWAFIVKPENFPEYVDGYRSGVVLSDVKEGVGLRFRWQGGSFGLSAESEEEVVEWEPHRRVAYQGRMSGVSFRSAMILEKAGEGTRLTVQIHFSLPVPVAGLLVGELILKPLVRHSISRSLRNVRNHFHGR
- a CDS encoding class I SAM-dependent methyltransferase; its protein translation is MNSPHSSWRGTQAADETGGMGVVARTYGFWGRHPAIYRLLSAPTFLFRERLLRGLAVQGLGLRPGNVALEVACGTGLNLARLREAVGEAGRVVGFDYSAEMLSAAKSLARTEGWRNVEFFQGDAAELSIPGGMFDGVLCILGLSAIPRRRAALDRIHALLRPGGRLSACDAQAFQGAWRFLNPVIRPLYRKTTAWDPDADIPSEIRSIFGNLEIGYFNGGSYFVAVAEKR
- a CDS encoding ATP-binding protein, with amino-acid sequence MTKDALPPGVPAIDRLPDLSMWLDKKSHFLFGPRQTGKTFLIRRALPKARIYDLLDSSVYLALSQRPSRLGEEIAGDDRLVVIDEIQRLPVLLNEVHRLIEERRIRFLLTGSSARKLRRGGVNLLGGRARVRYLHPLTYRELGSHFDLGRAVSRGLLPSVYFSDDPAADLEAYTGAYLQQEILAEGATRNVPAFSRFLRVAALCNATVINFTNVANDAQVPRTTVYEYFEILKDTLILHDVPAWKSSRKRKPLVSSKYYFFDVGVASSLQGRLPRPRTPEFGAAFESWLAHELLAYRDYMSGEAVRHWRSASGFEVDFILGDHTAIEAKAKENVSPGDLRSLRAIADEKTMKRLICVTLEPRRRRIDGITLLPYREFLIGLWNGEFTS